A genomic window from Gemmatimonadota bacterium includes:
- a CDS encoding amidohydrolase, which translates to MKGRIASWPLGLAALLGCASAGSEPATGPAPQAAAAEAEAFASTYQPLPSQPTLIRNATILTAAGPPLQHASLLMQEGKIVAVGLEVAAPQGVVVVDATGKWVTPGIIDNHSHLGVYPAPGTQALSDGNEATDPNTAQVWAEHSVWPQDPQFPLARAGGVTSMQVLPGSANLFGGRGVVLKNVPSRTVQGLKFPGAPHTLKMACGENPKRVYGSRNRFPSTRMGNVAGYRAAWIKAREYREKWERWGKSSRRDPEKEPARDLQLETLAGVLDGKILIQNHCYRADEMAIMMDIAREFGYRIAAFHHAVEAYKVRDLLAAQGICASMWADWWGFKIEAYDGIMQNIPLVHEAGGCAIVHSDSEEGIQRLNQEAAKAMRAAQEMGMDVDREDAIQWITLNPARSIGIDRWTGSLEAGKMADVVIWSGDPFSIYGRAEQVFIDGALVYDRADPRRRPRTDFQVGLVPEVVP; encoded by the coding sequence ATGAAGGGACGAATCGCGTCATGGCCCCTGGGGCTGGCCGCGCTGCTGGGCTGCGCCAGCGCGGGATCGGAGCCGGCCACGGGCCCGGCGCCGCAGGCTGCGGCGGCCGAAGCGGAAGCCTTCGCCTCGACCTACCAGCCGCTGCCCTCGCAGCCGACACTCATCCGAAACGCCACCATCCTGACCGCGGCGGGCCCCCCACTGCAGCACGCCTCGCTGCTCATGCAGGAGGGCAAGATCGTGGCGGTCGGTCTGGAAGTGGCCGCTCCCCAGGGTGTGGTGGTCGTGGATGCTACGGGCAAGTGGGTCACGCCCGGGATCATTGACAACCACTCGCATCTGGGCGTGTACCCGGCACCCGGGACGCAGGCGCTGTCGGATGGCAATGAAGCCACCGACCCGAACACGGCGCAGGTCTGGGCGGAGCACTCGGTCTGGCCGCAGGACCCGCAGTTCCCGCTGGCGCGGGCGGGCGGTGTGACCAGCATGCAGGTGCTGCCCGGCTCGGCCAACCTGTTCGGCGGCCGCGGCGTGGTGCTGAAGAACGTGCCCTCCCGCACGGTACAGGGGTTGAAGTTCCCGGGCGCGCCGCACACGCTGAAGATGGCGTGCGGCGAGAACCCGAAGCGGGTGTACGGCAGCCGGAACCGCTTCCCCTCGACGCGCATGGGCAACGTGGCCGGCTACCGCGCGGCATGGATCAAGGCGCGCGAGTACCGCGAGAAGTGGGAGCGCTGGGGGAAGAGCAGCCGTCGGGACCCCGAGAAGGAGCCTGCCCGCGACCTGCAGCTCGAGACCCTGGCCGGTGTGCTGGACGGCAAGATCCTGATCCAGAACCACTGCTACCGTGCCGACGAGATGGCCATCATGATGGACATCGCCAGGGAGTTCGGCTACCGCATTGCGGCGTTCCACCACGCCGTCGAGGCGTACAAGGTGCGCGACCTGCTGGCGGCCCAGGGTATCTGCGCCAGCATGTGGGCCGACTGGTGGGGCTTCAAGATCGAGGCGTATGACGGGATCATGCAGAACATCCCGCTGGTGCACGAGGCTGGCGGCTGCGCCATTGTGCACTCGGACTCGGAGGAGGGGATTCAGCGGCTGAACCAGGAGGCGGCCAAGGCCATGCGGGCGGCGCAGGAGATGGGGATGGATGTTGATCGCGAAGATGCGATCCAGTGGATCACTCTCAATCCGGCGCGCTCGATCGGGATCGACCGCTGGACGGGCTCGCTCGAAGCCGGGAAGATGGCGGATGTGGTGATCTGGTCCGGCGACCCGTTCAGCATCTACGGCAGGGCGGAGCAGGTGTTCATCGACGGGGCGCTGGTCTATGACCGCGCAGACCCACGGCGCCGGCCCCGCACGGATTTCCAGGTCGGGCTCGTGCCGGAGGTGGTTCCATGA
- a CDS encoding amidohydrolase family protein, translating into MNGVARVARSAGWRGAGSGRARGAVSLEREARAALWSVGVALLLAVAAPAAAQTVAIVGARVHPVSGPPLDGATVLIRDGKIAALGRDVIVPPDAQRIDATGKVVTPGFLDSATELGVVEIGLAPGTVDASTEDDRITAAFTVADALNPQSTLIPVTRVEGITRAVVLPAPGASLIAGRGVLVELGSDRATEMIQKNPVGMFAVLGEAGAEKAGGARGAALLRLREALEDARDFAANRRSFEAGQRREYAMSRLDLEAMAPVIRGELPLALSVDRASDILAALRLAQDYGLELILLGAAEAWRVAGEIARAGVPVVINPFSNIPGFDNLGATLENAARLEAAGVLVAFATFDAHNSRKLKQGAGIAVAYGMPWEAGLRSVTLTAARIWGIADRYGSLEPGKDADVVIWSGDPFELLTRVEHVFIRGREVPPDTRQRELFLRYRDLRSLPGARP; encoded by the coding sequence ATGAACGGCGTGGCGAGGGTCGCTCGCAGCGCAGGCTGGCGCGGCGCGGGCAGCGGCCGGGCGCGCGGCGCGGTGAGCTTGGAGAGGGAGGCCCGCGCTGCGCTCTGGAGTGTGGGCGTAGCGCTCCTTCTTGCCGTGGCTGCGCCGGCGGCCGCGCAGACCGTGGCGATTGTCGGCGCCAGGGTGCACCCTGTTTCCGGCCCGCCACTCGACGGCGCCACGGTGTTGATCCGGGACGGAAAGATCGCGGCCCTAGGGCGCGACGTGATCGTCCCGCCGGACGCGCAGCGGATCGATGCGACCGGGAAGGTCGTGACGCCCGGGTTCCTGGATTCCGCGACGGAGCTGGGCGTGGTCGAGATCGGCCTCGCGCCCGGCACCGTGGACGCTTCCACGGAGGACGACCGCATCACCGCGGCCTTTACCGTCGCGGACGCGCTGAACCCGCAGTCCACGCTCATCCCGGTCACGCGCGTCGAGGGCATCACGCGGGCGGTCGTGCTCCCGGCGCCGGGCGCATCGCTCATTGCTGGCCGCGGCGTACTGGTCGAGCTGGGGAGCGATCGCGCAACGGAAATGATCCAGAAGAACCCGGTGGGCATGTTCGCGGTGCTGGGCGAGGCCGGGGCGGAGAAGGCGGGCGGGGCGCGCGGCGCGGCGCTGCTCCGGCTGCGCGAGGCGCTCGAGGACGCCCGCGATTTCGCCGCCAACCGCCGCTCCTTCGAGGCGGGACAGCGCCGGGAGTACGCCATGAGCCGGCTGGACCTCGAGGCCATGGCCCCCGTGATCCGCGGCGAGCTGCCCCTGGCCCTGAGCGTGGACCGCGCCAGTGACATCCTGGCCGCGCTCCGCCTTGCCCAGGACTACGGGCTCGAGCTGATCCTGCTGGGCGCGGCCGAGGCGTGGCGGGTGGCGGGCGAGATCGCCCGGGCCGGCGTGCCCGTGGTGATCAACCCGTTCAGCAATATCCCGGGGTTCGACAACCTGGGCGCGACGCTCGAGAACGCGGCCCGCCTCGAGGCCGCCGGCGTGCTGGTGGCATTCGCGACCTTCGACGCGCACAACTCCCGCAAGCTGAAGCAGGGCGCGGGCATCGCCGTGGCCTACGGCATGCCGTGGGAGGCCGGGCTGCGCAGCGTGACCCTCACCGCGGCACGGATCTGGGGCATTGCCGACCGCTACGGCTCGCTCGAGCCGGGGAAGGACGCCGACGTCGTGATCTGGTCCGGCGACCCCTTCGAGCTGCTCACCCGTGTCGAGCACGTATTCATCCGCGGCCGGGAAGTGCCGCCCGACACGCGCCAGCGCGAGCTGTTCCTGCGCTACCGCGACCTGCGCTCGCTGCCCGGCGCGCGACCGTAA